A region from the Bacteroidia bacterium genome encodes:
- a CDS encoding alpha/beta hydrolase → MTASIVYKEKLLSYNIIGEGFPIVFLHGYLETNEIWSDFALKLSEQYKVICPDLPGHGKSEEFEQQTIEIMAEAVNFLLNQLKIEKIFLVGHSMGGYVTLAFAELFPEKIKSFCLFHSHPFADNEEKKNNRLHEIELLKKGKKHILINMGVPKMFAQEYIDKRKELLGKSLQIASNITASGMIACLTAMMKRPDRSVFLMNINFPVLLILGKHDEYFSYKDISAYSNIIKQIKTVVLEKSGHLGMFEEPEISLQLLCDFVKNN, encoded by the coding sequence ATGACTGCTTCAATAGTTTATAAAGAAAAGCTATTGTCATATAATATAATTGGAGAAGGGTTTCCAATTGTATTTCTTCATGGTTATTTAGAAACAAATGAAATATGGTCTGATTTTGCTTTAAAGCTTTCAGAACAATATAAAGTAATTTGTCCTGATTTGCCTGGGCATGGTAAAAGCGAAGAGTTTGAACAACAAACAATAGAAATAATGGCTGAGGCTGTTAATTTTTTATTGAATCAGTTAAAAATCGAAAAAATATTTTTAGTTGGTCATTCAATGGGTGGCTATGTTACACTTGCTTTTGCCGAATTATTTCCGGAAAAGATAAAAAGTTTTTGTCTTTTTCATTCACATCCTTTTGCCGATAATGAAGAAAAGAAAAATAACAGATTGCACGAAATAGAGCTGTTAAAAAAAGGAAAAAAGCATATTTTAATAAATATGGGAGTTCCTAAAATGTTTGCTCAAGAATATATAGATAAAAGAAAAGAACTGTTGGGGAAATCTTTGCAAATTGCTTCAAATATAACTGCAAGTGGTATGATCGCATGTTTAACTGCTATGATGAAGCGACCTGACAGATCTGTATTTTTGATGAATATTAATTTCCCTGTACTTTTAATATTAGGAAAACATGATGAATATTTTTCTTATAAAGATATTTCTGCATACTCAAATATTATTAAACAAATTAAAACAGTAGTGCTGGAAAAATCCGGACATTTGGGGATGTTTGAAGAGCCTGAAATTTCACTTCAGCTTTTATGCGATTTTGTTAAAAATAATTAG
- a CDS encoding sigma-70 family RNA polymerase sigma factor → MMLTDKEIVTACLQNNREAQQMLYKKFASKMFGICLRFAQKNNQAEDILQEGFIRVFGNLSKFRFEGSLEGWIKRIVVNSAIDYIKKFGAHFQELNEETTENIDIVENETISNLSVEDLMKMIQELPDSKRLIFNLYAYEGYSHKEIAEKLNISVATSKSQYCKAKKILQEQLNSIKTKNYERVH, encoded by the coding sequence ATGATGCTAACTGATAAAGAAATAGTAACTGCCTGTTTGCAAAATAACCGTGAAGCACAACAAATGCTTTACAAAAAATTTGCATCTAAAATGTTTGGCATTTGCTTAAGGTTTGCACAAAAAAATAATCAGGCTGAAGATATTTTACAGGAAGGATTTATCAGAGTATTTGGGAATCTTTCAAAATTTCGTTTTGAAGGATCATTAGAGGGATGGATTAAGCGCATTGTTGTTAATTCTGCAATTGATTACATAAAAAAATTTGGAGCCCATTTTCAGGAACTAAATGAAGAAACTACAGAAAATATTGACATAGTTGAGAATGAAACAATATCAAATTTATCTGTTGAAGATTTAATGAAAATGATTCAAGAATTACCTGACAGTAAAAGATTAATTTTCAACTTATATGCATACGAAGGCTATAGTCATAAAGAAATTGCCGAGAAATTAAATATTTCAGTTGCAACTTCAAAATCACAATATTGTAAAGCAAAAAAAATACTGCAAGAGCAGTTAAATAGTATAAAAACTAAGAATTATGAGCGAGTTCACTAA
- a CDS encoding glutamine synthetase beta-grasp domain-containing protein: MKTNIIKPITICLYFCNIAGDKNKLTVSDEQLKLAFSEGIRIDSSDILGLTEICDSEFILWPEPETIRCEKESDNSFLTSYNCKVTTPEGKNIAEISDELMKTALDKAKSFGLISINNESYSNFIFPKCNPTVLLNAI, translated from the coding sequence ATGAAAACAAATATCATAAAACCCATAACAATTTGTCTTTATTTCTGCAATATTGCAGGAGATAAAAACAAGTTAACTGTTTCTGATGAACAGCTAAAACTAGCATTCTCAGAAGGCATTAGGATTGACAGTTCCGACATTCTTGGATTAACTGAGATTTGTGATTCAGAATTTATTTTATGGCCCGAACCAGAAACTATACGTTGTGAAAAGGAATCAGACAACTCATTTTTAACTTCATATAACTGCAAAGTAACAACACCGGAAGGCAAAAACATTGCAGAAATTTCTGATGAACTAATGAAAACTGCTTTAGATAAAGCAAAATCATTTGGCTTAATAAGCATTAACAATGAATCTTATTCTAACTTTATTTTCCCAAAATGTAATCCAACTGTTTTATTAAATGCTATTTAA
- a CDS encoding undecaprenyl/decaprenyl-phosphate alpha-N-acetylglucosaminyl 1-phosphate transferase yields MKEILSQLPNWILEYKHLIAFGTAVLISSLLIPPIIRYSIKFGYVDVPDSRKIHSRSVPNLGGIAIFLGLIIASLFWYRFFNNSDFLYISIGSIVLFVTGIFDDIKGMKAKRKLVLQIIAAFIVVSGGIRITSFHNFLGIGELPVIIQYIFSIIVIVGVINAYNLIDGLDGLAGGIGIVNFGVMGYVFFSLQHTSFALLSFAVAGAILGFLVYNFNPAKIFMGDTGALILGFLTVVLGIKAIELNINTQTQFYSSQNMVFTISSIMFLPVFDTLRVFALRIIRHKSPFTAGKDHLHHILLKKGLHPREVTYILVTINIIIILIGFTINYFVPIKVFTSTLMLIL; encoded by the coding sequence ATGAAAGAAATTCTAAGCCAATTACCAAACTGGATACTTGAATACAAACACCTGATTGCTTTTGGTACAGCAGTATTAATTTCCTCGTTATTAATTCCACCAATTATAAGATACAGTATTAAGTTTGGTTATGTTGACGTTCCTGATAGCAGAAAAATTCATTCCAGGTCAGTTCCCAATCTTGGTGGAATTGCAATTTTTTTAGGACTTATTATTGCTTCCTTATTTTGGTACCGCTTTTTTAATAATTCCGACTTTCTTTATATTTCTATCGGTTCAATTGTGTTATTTGTTACAGGAATTTTTGATGACATAAAAGGAATGAAAGCAAAAAGAAAACTTGTTCTTCAGATTATAGCTGCATTTATTGTTGTATCAGGCGGAATAAGAATTACTTCATTTCATAATTTTCTAGGGATTGGCGAATTACCTGTTATAATTCAATACATTTTTTCGATTATAGTAATTGTCGGAGTAATAAACGCATATAATTTAATTGACGGATTAGACGGTCTTGCCGGAGGAATTGGAATAGTAAACTTTGGAGTTATGGGTTATGTGTTTTTTTCTCTTCAACACACTTCATTTGCTTTACTTTCATTTGCTGTAGCAGGAGCTATTCTTGGATTTTTAGTTTATAACTTTAATCCTGCAAAAATATTTATGGGCGATACAGGCGCATTAATTCTTGGGTTTTTGACTGTAGTTTTAGGTATTAAAGCTATAGAATTAAATATTAATACTCAAACTCAGTTTTACTCATCACAGAATATGGTCTTCACTATTTCAAGTATAATGTTTCTTCCTGTTTTCGACACTTTAAGAGTGTTTGCATTAAGAATAATACGACACAAATCGCCATTTACTGCGGGTAAAGACCATCTTCATCATATATTGTTAAAAAAAGGTTTACATCCACGTGAAGTGACTTATATATTAGTAACAATAAACATAATTATTATACTAATAGGATTTACAATAAATTATTTTGTTCCTATTAAGGTTTTCACAAGCACATTAATGTTAATACTTTAG